A stretch of Sebastes fasciatus isolate fSebFas1 chromosome 19, fSebFas1.pri, whole genome shotgun sequence DNA encodes these proteins:
- the LOC141757909 gene encoding ras-GEF domain-containing family member 1B-B-like: MPPTTPYAGKFSSCAPYGNNNNNHPQPHSPYHNGVAPNPAKENVYNAAYTSTENPYDVPQPHGSYRTSSVSSATSKERHYNSSCAVSENPYTSPQPQSPRQHSTSCPGRAYRHTSSTSSGSEQSSRNNSVAAKGRRYGHGVTASYGEMCYHDNSLVSASLEALIQHLVPTVDYYPDRSYVFTFLLSSRLFLPPYELMTRVCHLCVEQQRSGDALLDKIRFREVAPKLVQLLTEWTETFPYDFRDERMMRCLKDMTHHVARGDEYSWRAMQQMTQRLIKRLSALGQYEEAVSALNAVATERPASLKSKQASGQRSDVMSVCDDPFILAQQLTHIELDRLSFIGPEEFIQTFAMKDPLENHKGFFRKRKTSNLEAYVNWFNRLSYMVATEICMPVKKKHRARIIEFFIDVAQECFNIGNFNSLMAIITGMNMSPVARLRKTWSKVNTDKFEILEHQMDPSSNFSNYRTALRGATQRSETAHSSQEKIVIPFFSLLIKDIYFLNEGCASRITNGHINFEKLWELAKQVSEFLVWRQVICPFDRERRILQYLVTTPVFSEDELHLSSYESEGPENNMEKDSRRSLRSSLLHRENRS, from the exons ATGCCTCCCACAACCCCGTACGCCGGGAAGTTCAGCTCCTGCGCTCCTTacggcaacaacaacaacaaccaccctCAGCCTCACAGCCCGTACCACAACGGCGTCGCCCCGAATCCCGCGAAGGAAAACGTCTACAACGCCGCCTACACTTCCACGGAGAACCCCTACGACGTACCGCAGCCTCACGGCTCGTACCGcacctcctctgtctcctccgcGACCTCCAAGGAGCGCCACTACAACAGCAGCTGCGCGGTTTCGGAGAACCCGTACACCTCGCCGCAGCCTCAAAGCCCCCGGCAGCACAGCACTTCCTGTCCCGGACGCGCGTACCGtcacaccagcagcaccagcagcggCAGCGAGCAGTCTTCTCGGAACAACTCCGTCGCGGCGAAAGGCCGACGTTACGGACACGGCGTCACCGCTAGCTACGGGGAGatgtgttaccatgacaacagtTTGGTCTCAGCATCCCTCGAGGCGCTGATCCAGCACCTGGTTCCCACAGTTGACTACTACCCTGAT AGGTCGTACGTGTTCACCTTCCTGTTGAGTTCACGCCTCTTCCTGCCTCCGTACGAGCTCATGACGAGGGTTTGTCACCtgtgtgtggagcagcagcGGTCCGGAGACGCCCTGCTGGATAAG atccGTTTCCGCGAGGTGGCGCCTAAGCTGGTGCAGCTGCTGACCGAGTGGACGGAGACGTTTCCGTACGACTTCAGGGACGAGAGGATGATGCGCTGCCTCAAGGACATGACGCACCATGTGGCCCGAGGGGACGAG TACTCGTGGCGAGCCATGCAGCAGATGACCCAGCGGCTGATTAAACGGCTGTCTGCCCTCGGACAATACGAGGAGGCCGTCTCGGCGCTCAACGCCGTGGCGACGGAGCGGCCCGCCTCCCTGAAAAGCAAACAGGCCTCGGGTCAGCGGAGCGACGTGATGAGCGTGTGCGACGACCCCTTCATCCTCGCCCAGCAGCTCACGCACATCGAACTG GACAGACTGAGTTTTATCGGTCCCGAGGAATTCATCCAGACGTTCGCCATGAAGGATCCTCTGGAGAACCACAAG ggtttCTTCCGGAAGCGCAAAACCAGTAACCTGGAAGCTTACGTCAACTGGTTCAACAGGCTGAGTTACATGGTGGCCACTGAGATCTGTATG CCAGTGAAGAAGAAACACCGAGCGCGGATCATAGAGTTCTTCATTGACGTGGCTCAGGAGTGTTTCAACATCGGCAACTTCAACTCCCTCATGGCCATCATCA cCGGGATGAACATGAGTCCTGTTGCCAGACTGAGGAAAACCTGGAGTAAAGTCAACACTGACAAGTTTGAAATCCTAGAG CACCAGATGGACCCGTCCAGTAACTTCAGCAACTACCGCACCGCGCTCCGCGGCGCCACCCAGAGGTCTGAGACCGCACACAGCAGCCAGGAGAAG ATTGTGATTCCTTTCTTCAGTCTCCTCATTAAAGACATCTACTTCCTGAATGAAGGCTGTGCCAGCAGGATCACCAACGGGCACATCAACTTTGAG AAACTCTGGGAGCTTGCGAAGCAGGTGAGCGAGTTCCTGGTTTGGCGTCAGGTGATTTGTCCGTTCGACAGAGAACGCCGGATCCTCCAGTACCTCGTCACCACGCCTGTCTTCAGCGAAGACG AGCTGCACCTGTCCTCGTATGAAAGCGAAGGACCTGAGAACAACATGGAGAAAGACAGTCGGCGGTCTCTCAG ATCTTCCCTTCTGCATCGAGAGAATCGCTCCTAA